The DNA region GTTTTCCAAcaggttttgtcaaatagtgagttcttatcccagaagctggtgtctttcggtttatcaaacagtagataactatagtcattgactactatgtcttgtgtacctaatctatttcactgatccactactctatgtcttagccagtaccaaatagttttgatgattgctgctttataatacaatttaagatctgccactttcccttgcatttcttttcctcaattcccatgatattctggaccttctcCTGCtggccttctaagttgtctttagaatctgtgggctgagaggtcaggaaaacaccactgctgccactgattcagtcatcttgaggcctgcttctggtttgcaGGGGGCCTGGTCTTCACTGGTTTGGACTGTGCTGTACTGTGCTTccctctcaccctggtgcaacagacctttcctgccaaccatttaagttgtcttgagctggaataTTGTTTCACTgcatcattttgtgggttctactgctctagaatttgttgagagtcattatttaaagatattttgagGGGTTGGAGAACTCAGGTAAATtcttgcttttactctgccatcttggctctgccctccctccATTTAATTCTTAAAGAAGGTGCTTAATTGTAATATATCTCCTTTCTTACTCCtcttccattttgttgttgtacagttgttttagttgtgtctgaccctttgtgaccccatttggggtattcttgtcaaggatactggagtggtttgccatttccttctccagctcattttacagataaggaaactgaagccaacaaggttaagtccaacatctagcaagtgtctgaggccagatttcgacttaagaagatgagtcttcctgactccaggcctggcactctatccgctgtgccaacACGCCTCTTGGTGGACCAGATCTTTACTCATTCTAATTGCTACCCCCAGGGACTCTATATATGATGTTCACCTTCACTTTATAGGTTatagggtttttgttgtttgtttgtttgttttttagagcTGGCACATgaagccatttttttccttctggctttcctcttccccacctctaCTTTCCTAGGCAGTGCAATAAACTTTGAAATTCTCTAGTAGAGAGTATGACCTACTAGAAGAGATACCACAAAGAAGGCGTAAGTGTAGGTCTTTACAGCATCACCTAAGCTTTGAATGCTGGAACAAACTCAAGAcgaatcaaaagaataaaaggaaaccaAGTCCAGAAACTCTATATCAGGTCACTCTGAACTTACAAGGCTAGTCTCCAGCAGAAAAATGAAGGTAACATTAAAAGATAATAGAAGGGCAGGGCAGGTGAAATAACCCATGTTGGTTCCAGATGACTGATGTGGAAACCCACTTACTCTCTGATGAGAGATGGAGGATTATAGGTGAATAACCTTACACCCTCTGTCAAATTGATTGCTCTATCATAGGGGTTTGCTTAACTGtcttattttggttttctttagaAGGGAGAAGTTAGGAAGCAATTGTTgtgtgaaaaataaacaaattgtaTCAACATTTAATTCTTTTAATAGAATATGCAGGATCtcataaaggaagccagagaaaaggAATAATATTCAAAGTTAAAAACCAGCAAATACAAATTTTGGTCTTAAATTTGACTCCAATTGCATCAAAAAGTTTATCCCAAATGTTTTAAACTGTAAGTGACAGTGTAGGAAAATTGCAATAAGTTGTTAAAACGTTAATGAAGTATATTTGCCTCACAATAAAAATGAGTTTTGTAAAAATACCTGATAAATTTACTTTGCAACACAGTCTGTTAAAATGATAGGTCGTAGGAGATTTTGCAAAGAGGAGACTCACCTCTGAGTAATATCTGATTACCTCTAGTACCCAGAATGGAATACTGCCTCAACACTCACATGCAGATCTTAGTAAATAGACCTCATGCAATGGTatctaacttttttattttatgaatatgCCATGCAAGAAATATATGTGTTTCATATGTTGACAAgcattagagaaaaacaaaacagtctatagcctcaagaagcttacagtctattgaaaggcaacaacatatacacagataagtaaataccaaAAGTGGGAGAAGATGATAACCATTGGTCATAGGAAGGAAGATGAGGGGGCACCTTGACCTGAGTTTGgaaggagataaggaaagacaagTCATAAAGAGGGAGTACATTATGGTTATGGGGTAATGCCAAGGAGAATATTGATCTTGTCAAACAGGTAGGAGGCTAACTTGgttagaacataaaatatatgggaagaagtaatataaaataatctggaaaggtaggttggagacaGATTGTGGTGAGTCTTAATAATGAGTGAGTCTTAAATAATGAAAAGTTTTATATTTTACCTGAGAGATGATAAAAATTCACCTTAGGGTTTTGCGGGTAGGTGAGTAACATGGCCAGAACTGTACCTTAAGACAATAATTTTGATAGCATGTTTTGCTGAATAGATCAGCGAGGCGAAGAAACTGGAAGCAGAAAAACCAATGTGATAAAATTTGATGACTACTGGGCTGTTAGTAATAAAGAGGAAAGGATCACTTCAGGATAGCAGTCCTTCTGCCTTGGCTCTATTTTCATGCTATGTgatgctatgctatgctatgatAGGTCTGAGTAGAGGCAGTATGGCAAAAACGTTGCAAGGCAGCACCAGACAGCAAGACAGAaagcacctgggtttgaatgttaCTTTTGAGCTCCTGTAACTGTGGGCTAGGCAACTCAAGTTTCTTAATTTCAGCTTAAAAGATAATCGTATTTACACCAACTTTATTTATTGTGAAGGAGACACATTGTAAACCTTATAGACTAATATAGTACTTTCCCACATGGTcagttaaaaagaaacaaagataggTTATAGAAAGTTTGCAAATGGGAGACTTACCTATGAAGACTATCTAATTCACTGGAATACCTAGAACGAAATTCAGTCCTCAATACTCACGTACAAATCTTAGCGAAATCAGGATTGGGTCTGCTCAATCTCTCTACAAGTTTCACTGCCAATATTTGTACAAATTAtgtgttttttaaggttttttaaagttttccaaaCAATTATTATTAAAACTAAAAATGCAATTATCAGCTCTAGCAGAAATAAACTTGAATTCTGGGCTCCTGAGCAAAAAATTCCAGAGATTCCCTTTATGCTACAATCAAAACAGGGTCTCTCCTACTCTCTCCACATCGTTTGCTTTGGTACTTTTCATTATAATGCAAGGGCTGCTCTCAGAGTATTTTTGCCAATGATTGGCTCTAGGTCCCTACAGGTGTCCTGATTTCATGCCCAAATCAGCCCTGCAGCAACTTCAACCGGTGGTACTGCACTGAATAAAGGGATCACTGGTTCCTGCCCTCTATCGCTCACAAAATCAGATTGTTCTAACACCTAATCCTCTGTTGACAAGAAAGAAATGGGCGTAAAGTGTGGGAACAAATTAATGACATGCAGGGGAACCAGGTTAAGGATTAAAACCTTTGAATCTGGCTTTGGGGAAAGAGTGAAATCACAGGAGAGAGTaggtctggatttttttttaatttattatctgGTATCAatttccccattaaaaaaaatgtctctccTCTACTCCTAAGACACATAACATCTTTGTTTTCATGTTCTGTTTTCCTATCTGCAATTATTACTAGCTACTTAGTGTATTGCAGAAAAcagctgtttgttgtttctttctcctGGGGAGCTGTTGGTTTCTAATAGTAAGCATTTGGCTCTGGATAATTTGGGTAAATCCTTACAACCAGTCACTTGCCAGGTTCATTGCAGGGAAGCCCATTTGCTAATATTAGGAGTTTTCTGTCCATGTTTATGATGCTGTCTTTGCTCTGTCACTTcgctcctcctcttcttcctgtgggggtGTTTCTTCCTattacaaatatttccttttgcatctttcttgttcttttgcaTTTTCATCCATGTCTTAAGAGTGTGATTATGTGGGCTGACACAGAATTTTCGATGATGGACATGGAGGCTGCCAGAAAcaaatggagaggaaggaggaagacttTTAGGAAACATAAATAACTGAACACATAGTGTAATGATTACTTATATACCCCCTTTTAAATACAATGTGTTCTCTAAGACTTAGTTTTAGATAGCAAGGCTAAACTCAGAGTACAACTTACGTTGTGGCCTTCTCCTGCCTAAGAATGAGACATAAGAATGAGAATACCAGGAATGAGATGAGATGACAAATGGAGTTCTTTCTCAGGTAACAGGGGATGAAAGCCTCACCTTTATCACAGGAATGAGCAGTGCACTGTTTGGCACCTTAGAGATGCTGATAGAAATGGAGGAGTGCCCAAGGAGAGATTTTGAGGAATGCTAAGGTCATCTGGTTATTCAAATGCCTTATAATAGCACCCAAGACCTTACTAAAAGGGATTTGTGGTTAGATACATAAGGATTCTTTTTTACAAGAAACCAAAACATCTTAGTATCTATTTaggtgtggggaacctgaggccttgaggccacatgtggccttctaggtcctcaagtgcagccctttgactgaatccaaacttcacagaacaaatccccttaataaaaggatttgttatgtaaaacttggactcagtataaaggctgcacccaaggacctggaaggccacaggtggcctcaagtTCTTTATCCTTGAATTCTACATAGCCTTATAGACTAATATTTATTCTTCAAAACAGATTTCCTTCCCTGGAGATCTCTGTAAATAAAACAGCCAGTCAGGTTTCAGGAAAGAGGTggagaaatagaaaagatgatTGACATTTCATGGTTCAGATTCTCCCTTCTAGGTTTTACTGGTTCAGGTTCTATCTCTTCATAGACAGGCAAGTTTAGAATTGTAAGGGAGACAAGTGGTTACCTATTCTGCTGCCTCAttttcagatgggaaaactgaggaaggtcAATGATTTGTTCAAAGCCACTTAGTGGTAAAGTCGGGATTTAAACCCAgactctgactccatatccaacaTTCTTTCAACTGTACCAAACCACTAGATGTATTTCCGTGTCTTTCCTTGGCTATACTTAAGGAGCAAGACTAactcttctagaataaaatacttttcatctCCCCAAGGATTCAGCAGCAGTTGAGAGGGGCAGGAAGAGTCAAGGGAAGTGGATGTTGAGGGGAAGCTAGCATAGTGATTTTAGTGAAGCCGTTTATGTCCCTGAGGATCAATGAAGCCACTTTCCCTTTGTTATAGGCAAAGTTATCTTCTCTCAGAAACTTAAGGTCTAAAGGTCCAAATCCTTACTTTTCCATCCAGACATTTGCTTAACTTGATTATAAGAATGGGGATTGGGAGGGCCAGTGACAGGTGGAAGATATTTTCCTGTCCTGTGTCAGGAAGGTGTGACTAGAGTATATTGCATCCTAATGATTGTTTCAGTGGTATGGGCAATTTCTCTAGAAGAGcacacttgtttttgtttttcagtgatggttgttctgttttttgttttttctgatgaGTGCAATGTATGTTGGTGAATAGAGAATTGAGTTATAACAGGTAAAGAATGTGAaggatatgtatttttttaatgggaCAGAGATATGACAGAATATATTCAGATCTACTTGCTTTGACATTGTATGAAGCCTGATTGAAACTCACATGACAGCTGGTAGATCACAAACTCCATCAGCTCtttgaatgtgacatcttttcaCTTTTGCTAAAAGTCTTCTAGAAATCTGATGGGATACTTCTGTGCAACAGTTGGAGGCTACAGGGAGAATGgctaaaagaataaaagaaagagaatgttCAGATTTTGCAACTCATATGCCTCTTACCTGTTTCCAGTGGCAGTTTCCCTGAGCCTAATCTTTCCAAcctacaaaatgaaagggttggaagagaaatcagaggtAACCTGGAAtacatgaacttttaaaaatattttgttagttgtatttcaatataattggttttatttgtaaacGCCATGTActttaatttatgcatttaaaaatattctgagaaggggcccatagatTTGACCAGATTTCACCAGGGGTCCATGataccaaaaaggttaagaatccctagacTATATAATCactgagttcctttccagctctaatgctCTGAGTTGAATCCTAAACATAGCACAAAGACAGTGTCAATCCAACCCTCATTAAaccacaaacatttactgaattcTTTCTGGGTACTAAAATGTATGCAGCATAAAATTGATCTCCACCCCTACAACCTTGATGGAGAATTAAAATATTCACACATGAAAAATTAGATAGCAACACAGTACTAACCAATGGTATACTATGCCATTAGAAGAGAATCAATACCTGACTATGTAAAAAACCCTTGCCCCTACTATGATTCCATGTTCTTGTCCCTATGTAGTTCAGTCTTATTCTGTCACAGTCCTTACCAGTCAATTAATAAACGATAATGTCTTAAGCACACACACCATGTACTTGGCAATGTGCTAGGTCCTGAGagtagaaagaataaaataaaacagttcctgtcctcaagaggcTTACTTTCTACAGGGGGAAATGACAAGCACacctatatataaaattttaattaatttttaattaattaattaatgcaaACTATTGTGGGGGGGTGGAGATACAAGTAGCTTGGGAGAGGGGTCTAGAAAGGCTTCATATATAATTGAAGATGCTACTTGAACTGAGTTTGGAAGGACACAAGGAAGTCTAGAAAGTGGagacagggggcagctaggtggcacagtgagtagagcaccagccctgaagtcaggaggacctgagttcaaatctgacctcagacacattcattagctgtgtgaccttgggcaagtcacttaaccccaattgccctgccttcccccctccaaaaaatataaaaaaaaagaaagtagagacagaggtaaggagggattTCATTCCAGATGTTGAAGACAGTCTttgcaaagacacagaaatgggaaatggagcaTTGCATGTGAAGAGGAATAAGACAGTTCAGCTAAATTGTAAAAGGTATGATAACAAGCCCAGAAACTTGGAAAcaggttgtgaagggatttaaataccAAATGGAGGAGGTAATATTTTATCCAAGGGACAATCAGGAACCACTATAAACATCAAGAAAATCCACCAAACTGAGTTCTGACTGGGAGATCTGGGGAAAATAAATTACACCAAGTCATTTTTCCAGTCCTGGTCAACCTAAGGAGACAGAGAAGTCTTGGGACACTGTGGACATGGTCTAGCCAGGAACCACTTCACAGAACACTGCAGGTCAGGGAGAAGTTATGCACTATGGCAAGAAATCTCAAGCACAGCACAGAGGGGTCTGAACTTGTGCAGGGTAAAGAAATAATTGCCAACTGTCAACCCTGTGGCTCATTACTGTGTTCTTGGTCACAGATCCAGGATGCTGTTCCTGGCAGTGGTGTTCCAGGTTAAGAAGTGGCAACGGGCCCTGATCTGTGTACTGAGCAGGGATCAAATTCTGACCCCAGGAGTAGAGAGGGCTCTCAGTTTCAGCAACCAACTCCTTTAAAGCCTGCAGTAGAACAACCAAGGcaagaatcccagaccaaagtggagattacaattctgtcactctgaaccagcaCAATTTTCTGGGTGGCTAAGAGTGGCTGGGTCCAGCAGCAGTTCAGTAAAACTCTAACTGGGGCAAGCCCACAAGTGTGTTGCACAGACCTAGACCCTGGTCAGGAACTTATAGAACTTAGACCATGAAGGAAGAAATCACTTTGTCCTGGACCAGTCCACATCAGGTATACCGAAAGCTTACTGGTCCCCAGCATAAATTGTCCCTGAGATACTGAAATAATTCAATACTCAATATCCCCAGGAAAGCAGCAGTAGGACCAGCCCAGACATTCTCTCCAGAAATGTGCAGAGCCCAGTCCTAATATAAAGTTTGAAGTCAGAAAGTAatctggaagaatgagtaaacaaaaaataGACCTAACA from Trichosurus vulpecula isolate mTriVul1 chromosome 1, mTriVul1.pri, whole genome shotgun sequence includes:
- the CCL28 gene encoding C-C motif chemokine 28 translates to MRPTGAAVLAASVLLVIQASEAILPVASNCCTEVSHQISRRLLAKVKRCHIQRADGVCDLPAVILHVHHRKFCVSPHNHTLKTWMKMQKNKKDAKGNICNRKKHPHRKKRRSEVTEQRQHHKHGQKTPNISKWASLQ